In a single window of the Streptomyces cinnabarinus genome:
- a CDS encoding class I SAM-dependent methyltransferase, giving the protein MAHDHAHEHAHHHDHTDIDWADMAEHLETQAELFTPLHEHALAWLGGKQTEPGLIVDAGSGPGVVSCLLADSFPGARVVAVDGSEPLLHLARERAERLGVADRFATLTGELPDVMADLDYPADLIWAGNSLHHLGDQQAAIRAYAERLAVGGTLALVEGGLPTRFLPRDFGIGRPGLEARIDALQADWFADMRANLPDSVPVPEDWRAMMSAAGLKPSGTRTFLLDLPAPATDRARAVAAATFGRLRESLADALDATDRATLDRLLDPDDKASVHHRPDLYVLTARTVHTAVRTG; this is encoded by the coding sequence ATGGCGCACGATCACGCACACGAGCACGCGCATCACCACGACCACACGGACATCGACTGGGCCGACATGGCCGAGCACCTGGAGACGCAGGCCGAGCTGTTCACCCCGCTGCACGAGCACGCGCTCGCCTGGCTCGGGGGCAAGCAGACCGAGCCGGGCCTGATCGTCGACGCGGGCAGCGGGCCCGGCGTCGTCTCCTGTCTGCTCGCCGACTCCTTCCCCGGGGCCCGGGTCGTCGCCGTGGACGGCTCCGAGCCGCTGCTGCACCTCGCCCGCGAGCGTGCGGAGCGGCTCGGGGTCGCGGACCGCTTCGCCACGCTGACCGGGGAACTCCCGGACGTCATGGCCGATCTGGACTACCCCGCCGACCTGATCTGGGCCGGCAACAGCCTGCACCACCTCGGCGACCAGCAGGCGGCCATCCGGGCATACGCCGAGCGGCTGGCGGTCGGCGGCACGCTCGCCCTCGTCGAGGGCGGACTGCCCACCCGCTTCCTGCCGCGCGACTTCGGCATCGGCCGGCCGGGCCTCGAGGCACGGATCGACGCGCTCCAGGCGGACTGGTTCGCCGACATGCGGGCCAACCTGCCGGACAGTGTGCCGGTGCCCGAGGACTGGCGGGCCATGATGAGCGCCGCCGGTCTGAAGCCGTCCGGCACCCGCACCTTCCTGCTGGACCTGCCCGCCCCGGCGACCGACCGGGCGCGTGCCGTCGCCGCCGCCACCTTCGGCCGCCTGCGCGAGTCCCTCGCCGACGCCCTCGACGCCACCGACCGCGCCACCCTGGACCGGCTCCTGGACCCGGACGACAAGGCGAGCGTGCACCACCGCCCCGACCTCTACGTCCTGACCGCCCGCACCGTGCACACCGCCGTCCGCACCGGCTAG
- a CDS encoding AMP-dependent synthetase/ligase, with protein MREFTNPPLALAPPVGGLADVVFQHAQENPAHVALGRKDETGQWRDVTCAEFRDEVLALAKGLLARGIRFGDRVAIMSPTRYEWTLFDFALWTIGAQVVPVYPTSSAEQCFWMLYDAEVTAAIVEHEDHAMTIATVIDRLPYLRELWQLDAGCVQELYDAGAHLDDEVVHRHRQAVTPDSVATVIYTSGTTGRPKGCVITHGNFMFEADTVIERWEPVFHSKKGDEAATLLFLPLAHVFGRMVQVAAIRGGVRFGHQPQMNAAALLPDLAAFRPTFFLAVPYIFEKVFNAARRKAEKEGRAGAFEKAVDVAVKYADAMEAKAWGIGPGPSAGLRMQHQLFDKLVYGKMRAAMGGRIRHAMSGGSAMDRKLGLFFAGAGVHIYEGYGLTESTAAATANPPELTRYGTVGQPIPGMTVHIADDGEIWLNGGNVFQGYLNNPKATDETLHDGWLATGDLGMLDEDGYLTITGRKKEILVTSGGKSVSPGVLEERVRDHPLVAQCIVVGNDRPYIAALVTLEQEAVEHWLSMRDKPLMSPAQLVTDADLEAEVRRAVVAANTLVSQAESIRTFRILAQPFTEEHGLLTPSLKLKRKAIEKAYAGEVEALYTA; from the coding sequence TTGCGCGAGTTCACCAACCCTCCGTTGGCGTTGGCACCGCCGGTGGGCGGACTGGCCGACGTGGTGTTCCAGCATGCCCAGGAGAACCCGGCGCACGTGGCACTCGGCCGCAAGGACGAGACGGGGCAGTGGCGGGACGTCACCTGCGCCGAGTTCCGCGACGAGGTGCTGGCCCTCGCCAAGGGGCTGCTCGCCCGGGGCATCCGGTTCGGCGACCGGGTCGCGATCATGTCCCCCACCCGCTACGAGTGGACCCTCTTCGACTTCGCCCTGTGGACCATCGGCGCCCAGGTGGTGCCGGTCTACCCGACCTCCTCGGCCGAGCAGTGCTTCTGGATGCTCTACGACGCCGAGGTGACCGCGGCGATCGTCGAGCACGAGGACCACGCGATGACCATCGCCACCGTCATCGACCGGCTGCCGTACCTGCGAGAGCTGTGGCAGCTCGACGCCGGATGCGTCCAGGAGCTGTACGACGCGGGCGCCCACCTCGACGACGAGGTGGTGCACCGGCACCGCCAGGCGGTCACCCCGGACTCGGTCGCGACCGTCATCTACACCTCCGGCACCACCGGCCGCCCCAAGGGCTGTGTCATCACGCACGGCAACTTCATGTTCGAGGCGGACACCGTCATCGAGCGCTGGGAGCCGGTGTTCCACTCCAAGAAGGGCGACGAGGCGGCGACCCTGCTCTTCCTGCCGCTCGCGCATGTCTTCGGCCGGATGGTGCAGGTCGCCGCGATCCGGGGCGGGGTCCGCTTCGGCCATCAGCCGCAGATGAACGCGGCCGCGCTGCTGCCGGACCTCGCCGCGTTCAGGCCGACCTTCTTCCTCGCCGTGCCGTACATCTTCGAGAAGGTCTTCAACGCCGCCCGGCGCAAGGCCGAGAAGGAGGGCCGGGCCGGCGCCTTCGAGAAGGCCGTCGACGTGGCCGTGAAGTACGCGGACGCCATGGAGGCCAAGGCCTGGGGCATCGGACCCGGCCCGTCGGCGGGCCTGCGGATGCAGCACCAGCTCTTCGACAAGCTCGTCTACGGCAAGATGCGCGCCGCGATGGGCGGCCGGATCCGGCACGCCATGTCCGGCGGCTCGGCGATGGACCGCAAGCTCGGCCTGTTCTTCGCGGGCGCGGGCGTGCACATCTACGAGGGCTACGGGCTGACCGAGTCGACGGCGGCGGCCACCGCCAACCCGCCCGAGCTCACCCGCTACGGCACCGTCGGCCAGCCCATCCCCGGAATGACCGTGCACATCGCGGACGACGGCGAGATCTGGCTGAACGGCGGCAATGTCTTCCAGGGCTATCTGAACAACCCGAAGGCCACCGACGAGACCCTGCACGACGGCTGGCTGGCCACCGGCGACCTCGGAATGCTGGACGAGGACGGCTATCTCACCATCACCGGGCGCAAGAAGGAGATCCTGGTGACCTCGGGCGGCAAGAGCGTCTCGCCGGGGGTGCTGGAGGAGCGGGTAAGGGACCATCCGCTGGTCGCCCAGTGCATCGTCGTCGGCAATGACCGCCCGTACATCGCGGCCCTGGTCACGCTGGAGCAGGAGGCCGTGGAGCACTGGCTGAGCATGCGGGACAAGCCGCTGATGAGCCCGGCCCAGCTGGTGACGGACGCCGATCTGGAGGCGGAGGTTCGGCGGGCGGTGGTCGCCGCCAACACCCTCGTCTCCCAGGCCGAGTCGATCCGTACGTTCCGGATCCTCGCCCAGCCGTTCACCGAGGAGCACGGCCTGCTCACCCCGTCGCTGAAGCTGAAGCGCAAGGCGATCGAGAAGGCCTACGCGGGCGAGGTCGAGGCGCTGTACACGGCCTGA
- a CDS encoding glycosyltransferase family 39 protein, producing the protein MVSPDVPSASPRSPTVKLTTGPRRIVGHRGSGLPNNALTSGLDGARLSPHAPEPAIATAHVPEPVLLPGRRPRVRVGRPAPHVSAAAVLLPVALSLALGLWGVGRGGSLWRDEAVTYDMAQRSLPDLAGTLAQADAVHGLYYLLLHGLFEVSGGLDPLLVIRLPSVLAAAAASGLVALLGHRLAGARAGLLAGIAFALLPPVQRYAQEGRSYALVCALVAWASYLLLGAVRSGRRRAWAGYAAVLLSACLLHEFAVLAALAHLVALPRPARRAGLAAICAVGAGLTPLAVLSMGQSEQVGWIGGPGAGALLGFAGVALLGTGCAVLAKGPLPRLALPLLVLPALTLLLLSPLKPLYVDRYVLYGHLGTALLIGAALDRLLRARAVPVLIATGVATVAAVAALVPTTLDLRTPESRTDDVTAIAQAVRETNADAIVFMPSRRRVWTLTDPSSLHGMRDLALERSPADSRTLYGTEVPAAEIRARLLATDRVVALRDPAGQPVDRTAQEITKRRVLDRHFVECGTRTLQGARITVHARPGSC; encoded by the coding sequence GTGGTTTCTCCCGACGTCCCATCCGCGTCTCCCCGTTCGCCCACCGTCAAGCTAACCACCGGCCCCCGGCGAATTGTTGGGCACCGCGGATCGGGGCTGCCCAACAACGCCCTGACGTCTGGACTCGACGGTGCACGCCTCTCCCCTCACGCACCGGAGCCGGCCATCGCCACCGCACATGTACCCGAGCCCGTCCTCCTGCCCGGCCGGCGCCCACGCGTCCGCGTCGGCCGTCCCGCGCCGCACGTCTCCGCCGCCGCGGTCCTGCTGCCGGTCGCCCTCAGCCTCGCCCTCGGCCTGTGGGGCGTCGGACGCGGCGGCAGCCTGTGGCGGGACGAGGCGGTGACGTACGACATGGCACAGCGCTCGCTGCCCGACCTCGCGGGGACGCTGGCGCAGGCCGACGCCGTGCACGGCCTGTACTACCTGCTGCTGCACGGCCTGTTCGAGGTCTCCGGCGGCCTGGACCCACTGCTCGTCATCCGGCTGCCCTCGGTGCTGGCGGCGGCCGCGGCGAGCGGTCTCGTGGCGCTGCTCGGGCACCGGCTGGCCGGAGCCCGCGCCGGGCTGCTCGCCGGGATCGCGTTCGCGCTGTTGCCGCCGGTGCAGCGGTACGCGCAGGAGGGCCGCAGCTACGCGCTGGTGTGCGCGCTGGTCGCCTGGGCCTCGTATCTGCTGCTCGGCGCGGTGCGCTCGGGGCGCCGCCGGGCCTGGGCCGGGTACGCCGCGGTGCTGCTGTCGGCCTGTCTGCTGCACGAGTTCGCTGTGCTGGCGGCGCTCGCGCATCTGGTGGCGCTGCCCAGGCCCGCCCGGCGGGCCGGGCTGGCGGCGATCTGCGCGGTCGGCGCCGGGCTGACCCCGCTGGCCGTCCTGAGCATGGGCCAGTCGGAGCAGGTCGGCTGGATCGGCGGGCCGGGGGCGGGGGCGCTGCTCGGCTTCGCCGGGGTGGCGCTGCTCGGGACCGGCTGCGCCGTACTCGCCAAGGGCCCGCTGCCCCGGCTCGCGCTGCCCCTGCTGGTGCTGCCCGCCCTCACGCTGCTGCTGCTCTCCCCGCTGAAGCCGCTGTACGTGGACCGTTACGTCCTCTACGGCCACCTGGGGACGGCCCTGCTGATCGGTGCCGCCCTCGACCGGCTGCTCCGGGCGCGGGCCGTACCGGTGCTGATCGCGACGGGGGTCGCCACAGTGGCTGCTGTGGCCGCGCTGGTGCCGACGACCCTGGATCTACGCACGCCCGAGAGCCGCACCGACGATGTCACCGCCATCGCTCAGGCCGTACGGGAGACGAACGCCGACGCGATCGTGTTCATGCCGTCCCGGCGCCGGGTGTGGACCCTGACCGACCCATCCTCCCTGCACGGCATGCGGGACCTCGCCCTGGAGCGGTCTCCGGCCGACTCGCGCACGCTGTACGGCACCGAGGTGCCCGCGGCCGAGATCCGCGCCCGGCTGCTCGCGACGGACCGGGTCGTGGCGCTGCGCGATCCCGCCGGGCAGCCGGTCGACCGGACCGCCCAGGAGATCACCAAGCGCCGGGTGCTCGACCGGCACTTCGTGGAGTGCGGCACCCGCACCCTCCAGGGGGCGCGGATCACTGTGCACGCCCGGCCGGGAAGCTGCTAG
- a CDS encoding LysR substrate-binding domain-containing protein — protein sequence MYDPSHLRTFLAVSQTLSFTQAARRLGLRQSTVSQHVRRLEDAAGRQLFVRDTHSVELTEDGEAMLGFARRILEVHEQATAFFTGTRLRGRLRFGASEDFVLTRLPEILEGFRYEHPEVDLELTVELSGTLHEQLAAGKLDLVLAKRRPEDPRGEPVWRDRLVWIGAERLRLDADRPVPLIVYPPPGITRALALEALERQGREWRIVCTSGSLNGLIAAARAGLGVMAHSRGLIPPGLVRMPERSGLPELGRVDFVLVHGRRRPAAQGAADALAAAILAGGDRLHRRQSDVRSR from the coding sequence GTGTACGACCCCTCCCATCTGCGGACCTTCCTGGCGGTTTCCCAGACCCTGAGCTTCACTCAGGCCGCCCGGCGGCTGGGGCTGCGGCAGTCGACGGTCAGCCAGCATGTGCGGCGCCTGGAGGACGCGGCGGGCAGACAGCTGTTCGTGCGCGACACCCATTCCGTGGAGCTGACCGAGGACGGCGAGGCCATGCTCGGCTTCGCGCGCCGGATCCTGGAGGTCCATGAGCAGGCGACGGCCTTCTTCACCGGCACCCGGCTGCGCGGCCGGCTGCGCTTCGGCGCCTCGGAGGACTTCGTCCTGACCCGGCTGCCGGAGATCCTGGAGGGCTTCCGCTACGAGCACCCCGAGGTGGACCTGGAGCTGACCGTCGAGCTCTCGGGCACCCTGCACGAACAGCTGGCCGCCGGGAAGCTGGACCTCGTGCTCGCCAAGCGGCGCCCCGAGGACCCGCGGGGCGAGCCGGTCTGGCGCGACCGGCTGGTGTGGATCGGCGCGGAGCGGCTCCGTCTCGACGCGGACCGGCCGGTGCCGCTGATCGTCTATCCGCCGCCGGGCATCACCCGCGCCCTGGCCCTGGAGGCCCTGGAGCGGCAGGGCCGGGAGTGGCGGATCGTATGCACCAGCGGCAGCCTCAACGGGCTCATCGCGGCGGCCCGGGCGGGCCTCGGCGTGATGGCCCACTCCCGGGGCCTGATCCCACCGGGCCTGGTCCGGATGCCGGAGCGGTCGGGCCTGCCGGAGCTCGGCAGGGTGGACTTCGTCCTGGTCCACGGCCGACGCCGCCCGGCGGCCCAGGGCGCGGCGGACGCTCTCGCCGCGGCGATCCTCGCAGGCGGCGACCGGTTGCATCGCCGTCAGTCGGACGTACGGAGCCGCTGA
- a CDS encoding SDR family oxidoreductase: MTDSPVALITGGGSGIGAAAARQLLDAGHRVAVTGRGEARLRGFAEELGDPEGLLTIVGDASDYEQIKGAVETTLKEFGRLDTVVANAGIATHDSVAEGDPAGWPEMILTNVLGPALLIRASIDALKETRGRIVLVGSVAGFVHGPGNLYGATKWALTGLAENTRRQVTDWGVGVTLIAPGRVETPFWDSYGSLPPGHLLTADQLADSIVWAIRQPHGVDVNTVVIRPIGQPN, encoded by the coding sequence ATGACCGACTCTCCGGTCGCGCTCATCACCGGCGGCGGCAGTGGCATCGGAGCCGCGGCCGCGCGGCAACTGCTGGACGCCGGGCACCGGGTGGCCGTCACCGGCCGTGGCGAGGCGAGGCTGCGGGGCTTCGCCGAGGAACTCGGGGACCCCGAGGGCCTGTTGACGATCGTCGGGGACGCCTCGGACTACGAGCAGATCAAGGGCGCCGTCGAGACCACGCTGAAGGAGTTCGGCCGTCTGGACACTGTCGTCGCCAACGCGGGCATCGCCACCCATGACTCGGTCGCCGAGGGGGACCCGGCGGGCTGGCCGGAGATGATCCTCACCAACGTCCTCGGACCGGCCTTGCTCATCAGGGCCTCGATCGACGCCCTGAAGGAGACCCGGGGCCGGATCGTGCTGGTCGGCAGCGTCGCCGGGTTCGTGCACGGGCCGGGCAATCTCTACGGCGCGACCAAGTGGGCCCTGACCGGGCTCGCGGAGAACACCCGCCGCCAGGTGACCGACTGGGGCGTCGGCGTGACGCTGATCGCGCCCGGCCGGGTGGAGACGCCGTTCTGGGACAGCTACGGCAGCCTGCCGCCCGGCCATCTGCTCACCGCCGACCAGCTCGCCGACTCGATCGTCTGGGCGATCCGGCAACCGCACGGAGTCGACGTGAACACCGTCGTCATACGCCCGATCGGGCAGCCCAACTGA
- a CDS encoding aldo/keto reductase → MSSKVPPIILNNGVEMPQLGFGVWQVPDDEAEQAVSTALEAGYRSIDTAAIYGNEEGTGKAIAASGIPRDEVFVTTKLWNADQGYDSTLRAFDASLAKLGLDYVDLYLIHWPLPSKDKYVDSYKAFEKLYSDGRAKAIGVSNFLPEHLERLLGETSVVPAINQIELHPHLQQHAARDFHGAQGIATEAWSPLGQGKGLLEVPAIVAIAQKHNRTPAQIVLRWHLQLGTVVIPKSVTPSRIRENIDVFDFTLDTEDLAAISALNEDRRIGPNPATFDIV, encoded by the coding sequence GTGAGCAGCAAGGTCCCCCCGATCATCCTCAACAACGGCGTCGAGATGCCCCAGCTGGGCTTCGGCGTCTGGCAGGTGCCGGACGACGAGGCGGAGCAGGCGGTCAGCACGGCGCTGGAGGCCGGGTACCGCAGCATCGACACAGCGGCGATCTACGGCAACGAGGAAGGCACCGGCAAGGCCATCGCCGCCTCCGGCATCCCCCGTGACGAGGTCTTCGTCACCACCAAGCTCTGGAACGCGGACCAGGGGTACGACTCCACCCTGCGCGCCTTCGACGCCTCGCTGGCCAAGCTGGGCCTCGACTACGTCGACCTGTACCTCATCCACTGGCCCCTGCCGTCCAAGGACAAGTACGTGGACAGCTACAAGGCCTTCGAGAAGCTGTACTCCGACGGCCGCGCCAAGGCGATCGGCGTGTCCAACTTCCTGCCCGAGCACCTGGAGCGGCTACTGGGCGAGACGTCGGTCGTCCCCGCGATCAACCAGATCGAGCTGCACCCGCATCTCCAGCAGCACGCCGCCCGTGACTTCCACGGGGCGCAGGGCATCGCCACCGAGGCCTGGTCGCCGCTGGGCCAGGGCAAGGGCCTGCTGGAGGTCCCGGCGATCGTGGCCATCGCCCAGAAGCACAACCGCACCCCGGCCCAGATCGTGCTGCGCTGGCACCTCCAGCTCGGCACCGTGGTCATCCCGAAGTCCGTCACCCCCTCCCGCATCCGGGAGAACATCGACGTCTTCGACTTCACCCTCGACACCGAGGACCTGGCCGCGATCAGCGCCCTCAACGAGGACCGCCGGATCGGCCCGAACCCGGCGACGTTCGACATCGTCTGA
- a CDS encoding Tat pathway signal sequence domain protein, which translates to MNPTRRTLLGAALGGATAAAVGLPATPAQAASWQLKWSPSASTDGLGAFETIEDDRADSHPGGQPHIRAEGANWRFNMHMVDRDTSTDRQRQEVTGLRTSSGSFLRWLPGQTWRLTYSMYIPSSLKATTSFTHIMQMKQPGTGTEPIVVQSLRRVDGVQTIELKLHLANLLIGRTPLAPLHNSWTDVDFQIKVGDGTSGSVRWILRQGGTTLIDRSRTGVDTFLADRVRPKWGIYRSLGDTSGSLQDCHLLLGNLRGYQLV; encoded by the coding sequence ATGAACCCCACACGCAGGACCCTGCTCGGCGCCGCCCTCGGCGGTGCGACCGCCGCCGCCGTCGGTCTGCCCGCCACCCCGGCCCAGGCCGCCTCCTGGCAGCTGAAATGGTCACCGTCGGCGAGCACCGACGGGCTCGGCGCCTTCGAGACCATCGAGGACGACCGCGCCGACTCGCACCCCGGAGGACAGCCGCACATCCGCGCCGAGGGCGCCAACTGGCGGTTCAACATGCACATGGTGGACCGGGACACCTCCACGGACCGACAGCGCCAGGAGGTCACCGGTCTGCGCACCTCGTCCGGCAGTTTTCTGCGCTGGCTGCCCGGACAGACCTGGCGGCTCACGTACTCGATGTACATCCCGAGCTCGCTGAAGGCCACGACCAGCTTCACGCACATCATGCAGATGAAGCAGCCCGGCACCGGCACCGAGCCGATCGTCGTGCAGTCGCTGCGCCGGGTCGACGGTGTGCAGACCATCGAGCTCAAGCTGCACCTCGCGAACCTCCTCATCGGCCGCACCCCGCTCGCGCCGCTGCACAACTCCTGGACGGACGTCGACTTCCAGATCAAGGTCGGCGACGGCACGTCGGGCTCGGTGCGCTGGATCCTGCGCCAGGGCGGCACGACGCTGATCGACCGGTCACGGACCGGCGTGGACACCTTCCTCGCCGACCGGGTGCGCCCGAAGTGGGGTATCTACCGCTCCCTGGGCGACACTTCGGGCTCGCTCCAGGACTGCCACCTGCTGCTCGGCAATCTGCGCGGCTACCAACTCGTGTGA
- a CDS encoding glycoside hydrolase family 6 protein, with protein sequence MSRTRTAMLAALALVAGASGTALAAVPADDVGTAAVPCTVDYKVQSQWGNGFTAAVTVTNNAAAKSSWAVKWSYAGNQQVTNGWNARITQSGTAVTAANESYNGSLGTGGSVSFGFNASYSGSNAIPGTFTLDGVTCNVDDGGGTDPDPDPDPQPGNRVDNPYSGAKVYVNPEWAAKATAEPGGSRIAGQPTGVWLDRIAAINGVNGGMGLRDHLDEALTQKGSGELVVQLVIYNLPGRDCAALASNGELGPTEIGRYKTEYIDPIAAILADPKYAGLRIVTTVEIDSLPNLVTNTGSRPTATPECDVMKANGNYVKGVGYALSELGDVPNVYNYVDAGHHGWIGWDDNFGASANTFKEAATAEGATVNDVHGFITNTANYGALKEDHFTIDSAVNGTSVRQSKWVDWNRYVDEQSFAQAFRNQLVSVGFNSGIGMLIDTSRNGWGGTARPTGPGATTSVDTFVDGGRYDRRIHLGNWCNQSGAGLGERPKAAPATGIDAYVWMKPPGESDGSSSAIPNDEGKGFDRMCDPTYTGNARNGNNMSGALPNAPVSGHWFSAQFQQLMQNAYPPLS encoded by the coding sequence ATGAGTCGTACCAGAACCGCGATGCTCGCTGCCCTGGCGCTGGTCGCCGGGGCCTCCGGGACAGCGCTCGCCGCCGTGCCCGCCGACGACGTCGGCACCGCCGCGGTCCCCTGCACCGTCGACTACAAGGTGCAGAGCCAGTGGGGCAACGGCTTCACCGCCGCCGTCACCGTCACCAACAACGCCGCCGCCAAGAGCAGTTGGGCGGTGAAGTGGTCGTACGCCGGCAACCAGCAGGTCACCAACGGCTGGAACGCCAGGATCACCCAGAGCGGTACGGCCGTCACCGCCGCCAACGAGAGCTACAACGGCAGCCTGGGCACCGGAGGTTCGGTCAGCTTCGGCTTCAACGCCTCCTACAGCGGCAGCAACGCGATCCCGGGCACCTTCACGCTGGACGGCGTCACCTGCAACGTCGACGACGGCGGCGGCACCGACCCGGATCCCGATCCGGATCCGCAGCCGGGCAACCGCGTGGACAACCCGTACTCCGGGGCCAAGGTCTATGTGAACCCCGAGTGGGCCGCGAAGGCCACCGCCGAGCCGGGCGGCAGCCGGATCGCCGGCCAGCCGACCGGTGTGTGGCTGGACCGGATCGCCGCCATCAACGGCGTCAACGGCGGCATGGGCCTGCGCGACCACCTCGACGAGGCGCTGACCCAGAAGGGCAGCGGCGAACTCGTCGTCCAGCTGGTCATCTACAACCTGCCCGGCCGTGACTGCGCGGCCCTCGCCTCCAACGGCGAGCTGGGCCCGACGGAGATCGGACGGTACAAGACCGAGTACATCGACCCGATCGCCGCGATCCTCGCGGACCCGAAGTACGCCGGGCTGCGGATCGTCACCACCGTCGAGATCGACTCGCTGCCCAACCTCGTCACCAACACCGGAAGCCGCCCGACGGCCACCCCCGAGTGCGATGTGATGAAGGCCAACGGCAATTACGTCAAGGGCGTCGGCTACGCGCTCAGCGAGCTGGGCGACGTGCCCAACGTCTACAACTACGTCGACGCCGGCCACCACGGCTGGATCGGCTGGGACGACAACTTCGGCGCTTCCGCCAACACCTTCAAGGAGGCGGCCACCGCCGAGGGCGCCACGGTCAACGACGTGCACGGCTTCATCACCAACACGGCCAACTACGGTGCCCTGAAGGAGGATCACTTCACCATCGACTCCGCGGTCAACGGCACCTCCGTCCGCCAGTCGAAGTGGGTGGACTGGAACCGCTACGTGGACGAGCAGTCCTTCGCCCAGGCCTTCCGCAACCAGTTGGTCTCGGTCGGCTTCAACTCCGGCATCGGCATGCTGATCGACACCTCCAGGAACGGCTGGGGCGGCACCGCCCGGCCCACCGGACCCGGCGCTACGACGAGCGTGGACACCTTCGTCGACGGCGGCCGCTACGACCGCCGCATCCACCTCGGCAACTGGTGCAACCAGTCCGGAGCGGGCCTCGGTGAGCGTCCGAAGGCCGCCCCCGCCACCGGGATCGACGCCTACGTCTGGATGAAGCCCCCGGGTGAGTCCGACGGGTCCAGCTCCGCCATCCCGAACGACGAGGGCAAGGGCTTCGACCGCATGTGCGATCCCACGTACACGGGCAACGCGCGCAACGGCAACAACATGTCCGGCGCCCTGCCGAACGCGCCGGTCTCCGGGCACTGGTTCTCCGCCCAGTTCCAGCAGCTGATGCAGAACGCCTACCCGCCGCTGTCGTAG
- a CDS encoding bile acid:sodium symporter family protein: MPIDPYILLLLGTVGLAALLPARGTGAEVADGAATAAIALLFFLYGARLSTREALDGLRHWRLHLTVLACTFVLFPLLGLAARGTVPVLLTDPLYQGLLFLTLVPSTVQSSIAFTSIARGNVPAAICAGSFSSLFGIVATPLLAASLLGGNGGGFSADSLLKIVLQLLVPFLAGQLLRRWIGGFILRHKKFLGLVDRGSILLVVYAAFSEGMVAGVWSQVSPARLGGLLAVEAVILAVMLLLTWYGAKALRFNREDRIAIQFAGSKKSLAAGLPMASVLFGTHASLAVLPLMLFHQMQLMVCAVIAKRRSQDKELTPQAPVAESRIAVGTGTRSG, translated from the coding sequence ATGCCGATCGACCCGTACATCCTGCTGCTGCTCGGGACGGTGGGCCTGGCCGCGCTGCTGCCGGCCCGCGGAACGGGCGCCGAGGTGGCCGACGGCGCCGCCACCGCCGCCATCGCCCTGCTCTTCTTCCTCTACGGCGCCCGGCTCTCCACCCGTGAGGCGCTGGACGGACTGCGCCACTGGCGCCTCCACCTCACCGTCCTGGCCTGCACCTTCGTCCTCTTCCCGCTGCTCGGCCTGGCCGCCCGGGGCACGGTCCCGGTCCTGCTGACGGACCCGCTCTACCAGGGCCTGCTCTTCCTCACCCTGGTGCCCTCGACCGTCCAGTCGTCGATCGCGTTCACCTCGATCGCCCGCGGCAACGTGCCCGCCGCGATCTGCGCGGGCTCCTTCTCCTCCCTGTTCGGCATCGTCGCCACCCCGCTCCTCGCGGCGAGCCTGCTCGGCGGTAATGGCGGCGGCTTCTCGGCCGACTCGCTGCTGAAGATCGTGCTCCAGCTCCTCGTGCCGTTCCTGGCCGGTCAGCTATTGAGGCGCTGGATCGGCGGGTTCATCCTCCGGCACAAGAAGTTCCTCGGCCTCGTCGACCGCGGGTCGATCCTGCTGGTCGTCTACGCAGCCTTCAGCGAGGGCATGGTCGCGGGTGTCTGGAGCCAGGTCAGCCCCGCCAGGCTCGGCGGACTGCTGGCCGTAGAGGCCGTGATCCTCGCCGTCATGCTGCTGCTGACCTGGTACGGCGCGAAGGCGCTGCGCTTCAACCGTGAGGACCGGATCGCCATCCAGTTCGCGGGCTCCAAGAAGTCCCTGGCCGCCGGGCTCCCCATGGCGAGCGTCCTCTTCGGCACGCACGCCTCCCTCGCCGTGCTGCCCCTGATGCTCTTCCACCAGATGCAGCTCATGGTCTGCGCGGTGATCGCCAAGCGGCGCTCCCAGGACAAGGAGCTCACCCCCCAGGCCCCAGTCGCAGAGTCACGAATCGCGGTCGGTACAGGGACACGTTCCGGCTGA